The region CCTTCCAGCGCTTAAGAAAAGCCGTGACATCCTGCGGTGTGATTCTGCTCATGTTTTCGAACTCTTTGTTCCGTTGCGAATACAACAGCGTACCGTTGGCATCGAGCACAGCGAGAGCAGGAACTCCCTTCTCAATGGGGACCTTGTATTTCGCAGCAACATCAACATTGTGGTCCATGCGACCGATATCGATGTGGACCATCACGAAATGTTTCTGAAGCAACTCAACGTTTGGGCTCTGGTGCAGATAGATGTCGAGCA is a window of Edaphobacter sp. 12200R-103 DNA encoding:
- a CDS encoding thioredoxin family protein, encoding MSRKLSLLTAVMFAAVSIPQSGHTQMRVPFVKKHLYSETANPRADIAAALKQAKAEKKRVILDFGGDWCGDCQVLDIYLHQSPNVELLQKHFVMVHIDIGRMDHNVDVAAKYKVPIEKGVPALAVLDANGTLLYSQRNKEFENMSRITPQDVTAFLKRWKA